A stretch of DNA from Drosophila virilis strain 15010-1051.87 chromosome 5, Dvir_AGI_RSII-ME, whole genome shotgun sequence:
AGTTAGAAGGCGGATTCTTCTAGAAGGAcattaaatattacaaataagGTACATAAAACTCGCGCTAAATTTTGGGACTATATTGTTGTTATagcatatacatgtgtgtgtgtatgtgtgtgtgtgtgtctagtgACAAAGGGCGCTGACAGAGCTTAAAGCTAAAGAGAAACACTCCAAAACACAAGGCGTGGAACGACAAGACTGTTTGCATTGAGTGCGACCAGCTGGCCAGACGAGACGGTCAACTCATGATGCTCACTTCCTTCGCTCGTACAGGTACTCGTCCTCATAGTAGCGCGGCGTTGTCGAGGCAATGAACACCTGTGgccggcgctgctgcagcgatATATTTATCTCTTCGGGCGTACGGTagacctgctgctgctgctgctgatgcaaaTGCTGTAGCGGCGCGGCCGTAAAGAAGCGATACTGTGGCGCCGGTGTCACTGTGGGCGCCAGCGTCTGCggcctttgctgctgctgatgatgctgatgcagctgatgcaactgcagctgtgGCTGTATCTGCGGCTGTATGGTTGTCGTGGGCAATGGCTTCCGATAGGCGATCGTCGtgggctgcggctgctggtgACGTATCTGTGTGAcaacctgctgctgctgctgcggctgttgttggtATTGGACGCGCACTTGAGGCGcgtgctgcagctgttgttggtgctgctgcggctgcggttGATAAGCAAGCGCCTGACgatgctgctgtggctgctgctgctgctgctgatgctgatgctgtaTGCGTGGCCTAGGCGCGGGCTgcacctcctcctcctcctcgtcgtCGTAGCGCTCGTGCTCGTAGTAGTTCTCTGGGAAATAGCGCTCCGAGTAGCGCAGCGTTACATTCGGCTTGCTCTGATGCTCCTGCAGATTGATGGGCTTGTACAGATAGTCATTGACAATGTGGTACTTGGAGGACTGCTTGCAGATGTTGTCGTGCGATGGGGGCATGCAAATCAAATGGATTTGATGGAAGGTGAAGCCCTCGGGGCATATCCACGAATGCTTTTGACTCTCCTGGCAGTAATGGAACACCTCGCAGCTCAGCGACTCATCCGCATAATAGCTATTGGAAAAcatttacaattacaattgaCAAGCTTAAAAGAAGGTTTTGCTTGTGCTTACCCAGAGTTGCGATCCGTACAGCTGAAGGAGGACTTGCTAAGCAGCGTGGACAGACGATCGGGCTCCTCAACttcttcctcctcctcctcgctcTCCTCGCTCAGTGGCCGCTTCTTGAGATAATTGTTCTGCTGTTTGGCATTGTTGCGATTGACGTAAACCTGGCGCGGCGCCTCCTCCTGATCCTCTTCACTGTACTCGTACAGcggtcgctgctgttgctgctgcggctggcgATAGGCCAAATGTGTTTGTGCCTGCGTCTCAAACTCATCCTCATCATCGCCGCTGGCACTTACATCCAGGGAGCGCGCGGAAAATCCCTTCGGCTTCTCCGTGGTGGCCGTGGCTGTGGGTGCACCCGTGGCGGCGGCATGTGCGCAGGCGCACAGACCCATGGCCAGCAGGACTAGGGCCAAGCATCGATTGCGTCTGCAACAAACAAATAGAGAAATTGCCAATAGCAATCAGATTAGCCAAGTCATGCCATCAATAAGTAAGACTTTATGATATGGGAAACTTTTGTGGCAACCTCAATGCGCAAAACGcgggaaaaatatttgattttgcgCGAAACCTTTTGCCAAGCAActacatcaacaacaacaacagcaaaagcaaaagcagaaGATGCAGCGAAGATGCCGCCAAATTGCAGCCAAAGAAGGCAACAACTGCGGCAGCCCAGCGACGCGTTATGCAAGACCAAGACACCAGACCAAGACCAGAAACAAGTTATAAGGCAATGGCAAGACGCCTGAGACACAGCTGGGCGCTGGGAGCTGAGAGCTTAGACATGGCAACTGGAAGCTGGGAGTCGTAAGCTCCAGCCAAGAAGTGCAGTTACTTTAGCTGTCGAAATTTTTGATAGCCATTAGTCGCCACAACGATACTCTGTTAAGATCCAGAGACAGCTGATGTCCCATTATGATATTCCATAAATATGGCCAGCTGATGTCCCAATACCATATTCCATAATAAAACACCACAAAGATATTTCTATTATAACTGAAGAGCCAAAAGAGAAGGCTTGGATTCATTTCAATTCTCGGAGCTGAAGAATGCGAACATATTCCTCGCTAATGACATTTCTTGAAGGGAATCCAAAGATTGTTAAAGAATGGGTAAGTGAATTGTCCTTTaactaaagcaaaaaaatagcCTAGAATCTTACAGAAATAAGAATTATTAGTATATAACAAAAAAGTGAATCAATAAGATCATCTTTTATCATAACTTTAAATAAGCGAATCAAAACGACAGAATGATAAATTATGGATGTCAAGCTAGGTGTCCCCAGAGAAATGTTTGCTTCTCCAGTTTatcatataaattatacacATGTTGAATATTTTCACATATGAATGCCCGTAGTTCCATTTAAGGAGCTGGACAATTCGCTTTTTTGGGCATCAACTATTAAGAGTACCCCCTGGGaaagggtataaaatgaagatgtgccgctgctgtttttgttgttgttgttgttgttgtttttgtttagttgcTCACTTTTAAGCAGCGGGTTCAATTTGAGCGCCATTTAGTAAAACTTGGCCAACCTGGTTGAATGTCAACGGCGGCGCATACGCATCGTTGGCAGATACCACATACCTGGGGCCAGGTGACCGGCGGCTTGGCTCGGCTTGGCCAATGTTACGTGCCCGCgcaatgcaatttaattgagGTATTTACGATCGAAAGCAAAACTGTTACCAATatcaaacaaaataacaaaaataatagcaataataacaacagctaGAGCAAAGGCAAAGCAAACTTTTACTTTCGATGTGGAATCGGTGGACAGCTGGtgctgttaatgttaatgctaATGGCTGAGTCAATGGCTAAAAGGCGGCGCTAATTAAGGCATAAGTTAATAAAGCGAGTGCGAGTGCTTATGTAATGGCCCACTGCCTACACATTTAAAATGCTCGTACAATTTGTTTCAGCCATTCTAGCTGGCAATTTGTCAggctgtctttctgtctgtctgtctgtctctctgtgttTCGGCTGGCCTTTGCCAATTTGTTGTCCACCTTTGAACTTTTCGAGGTGAGTTAAGTActtgtggcagctgcagctgctgcctacATTGTCTGCTGGATTGTCACTGCTGCCAGCTACTGTTTGATTACGTTAATCCTAGGCCCATCATTTATCAGCATGACTTAACACCGAATACCGGCTGAGAGATAGCGTCGCCTTGGTTAAGTCATTAGCTGAAGTCATCAATTCGTTTAAATTggtttgccagttgccagttgctaaATGCGAAACGTTTCCTAGTGCTCCACATAATCATGCGTTGCATGCCACAAAAGTGGCCGCACTGTCTGCCATAAATGGGAGCATGTGTTGCATACGCcgactgcctgcctgccccTCTCACACGTCTGCCGTCTGTGGTGTTAGTAGTCCAGATGCCAAGCCAGATGTAGGCATGTGTACGTCTGGCTTTATAGCACCACATTACATCACATGAACGCCAAGAAACGATGCGTTGTTGATGTCTATGTGGATGGCTTTTCGCTTGTCTCCTTGTCGCCTTGTCTCTTGTCGCTTGTCTCTTGTCTTCAACTGCATCTGGTGCAGCTAACCGCTGCCGCAGCAAAAGTGGTTTCATTATGCACACTCATAGAAATTGTGTCTGTTTTCTTGGTTACCCAGTTTCAATTttagcaacttttttttttttaatgtttatattttggccagcagctgaaAACGTTTTGATTTCCTTAAAAGTTGGGCGTGTGTATGACATAAGACATGTTTTCAGATTATGAAATAGAAGATAAAGCCATATTTAGCTTGAGAAAAATTGTTGACCAGGAAAATATTGAGAACAAGTGTTTCAGGAAAATATAATGCATAATTAtgttgaaaaattaattaaatacgtATTCGTATTGATTcctattgaatttaattagcGTTCAAGTTTTTTTCTTAGTCCTTTGATAATGCGctagttttctttcttttcgaAATTTGTTGAAAACAGTTGCAAATAACTTTTCCCTAAATAAATGCTCTTGTTACTTTAAGCCAATCAGCTCtactaaatattatttattttcagaaAGTTCG
This window harbors:
- the LOC6625340 gene encoding transcription factor SPT20 homolog, with the translated sequence MQRNRCLALVLLAMGLCACAHAAATGAPTATATTEKPKGFSARSLDVSASGDDEDEFETQAQTHLAYRQPQQQQQRPLYEYSEEDQEEAPRQVYVNRNNAKQQNNYLKKRPLSEESEEEEEEVEEPDRLSTLLSKSSFSCTDRNSGYYADESLSCEVFHYCQESQKHSWICPEGFTFHQIHLICMPPSHDNICKQSSKYHIVNDYLYKPINLQEHQSKPNVTLRYSERYFPENYYEHERYDDEEEEEVQPAPRPRIQHQHQQQQQQPQQHRQALAYQPQPQQHQQQLQHAPQVRVQYQQQPQQQQQVVTQIRHQQPQPTTIAYRKPLPTTTIQPQIQPQLQLHQLHQHHQQQQRPQTLAPTVTPAPQYRFFTAAPLQHLHQQQQQQVYRTPEEINISLQQRRPQVFIASTTPRYYEDEYLYERRK